One stretch of Lycium ferocissimum isolate CSIRO_LF1 unplaced genomic scaffold, AGI_CSIRO_Lferr_CH_V1 ctg22926, whole genome shotgun sequence DNA includes these proteins:
- the LOC132043309 gene encoding uncharacterized protein LOC132043309: MAAVSRNKETRHPRPIQSDLEKRDKSLICKYHHTHGHRTEDCRQLREEVARLFNLGHLQEFLCERAKTHFKNLDSSKPDRPKEPHQVIHMIMGGTDVPVGPVMKRTKISITREKRVRSDDPDGAITFDDEDMEGIAQPHNDALVISILVNNFRIKRVLIDPGSSANIIRWRVIEQLGLLDQIVPAIRVLNGFNMACETTKGEITLPISVAGIMQQTKFYVTEGDMEYNALLGRPWIHLVRAVPSTMQQMLKFPTPKGIKTVCGEQQAAKEMFAVEEFAKTVEALDRTEGKNVKQQSQTPVPESLKDRNGDTPDDELKFGVPRTFVVPDDSDATKSTVEELEQVTLFAHIT; the protein is encoded by the coding sequence ATGGCAGCCGTTAGCCGAAATAAAGAAACGAGACATCCAAGGCCCATCCAATCTGACCTAGAGAAGCGGGACAAAAGCCTTATTTGCAAGTATCATCATACTCACGGCCACCGGACCGAAGATTGTCGGCAGCTGAGGGAGGAGGTGGCCCGTCTGTTCAATTTGGGGCATCTTCAAGAATTTCTGTGCGAACGAGCGAAAACTCATTTTAAAAACCTAGATTCCAGCAAGCCGGATAGACCGAAAGAGCCTCATCAGGTGATACACATGATCATGGGTGGAACCGACGTGCCCGTGGGGCCAGTGATGAAGCGCACAAAGATATCCATAACAAGGGAAAAGCGTGTCCGAAGCGATGATCCCGATGGTGCCATCACGTTCGATGACGAGGACATGGAAGGCATCGCCCAACCACATAATGACGCACTGGTAATCTCTATCCTTGTCAATAATTTTAGAATTAAACGTGTgttgattgacccaggtagctcaGCTAATATCATCCGATGGAGAGTCATTGAACAGCTGGGGCTACTAGATCAGATCGTGCCAGCCATACGAGTCCTCAATGGATTCAACATGGCATGTGAAACGACCAAAGGCGAGATCACTCTACCGATCAGCGTGGCAGGAATTATGCAGCAGACGAAATTTTATGTGACAGAAGGTGATATGGAGTATAATGCACTACTGGGCAGACCATGGATCCATCTCGTGAGAGCGGTCCCTTCGACTATGCAACAGATGTTGAAATTCCCGACCCCAAAAGGTATCAAAACAGTCTGTGGTGAACAGCAGGCTGCAAAAGAAATGTTCGCGGTCGAAGAATTTGCCAAGACCGTAGAAGCCCTAGATCGAACTGAAGGGAAGAATGTCAAACAGCAATCACAGACCCCGGTCCCGGAATCTTTGAAAGATCGGAACGGGGACACACCTGATGATGAGTTAAAATTCGGAGTGCCGAGAACCTTTGTGGTGCCCGATGATTCTGACGCCACCAAGTCCACCGTTGAAGAACTCGAGCAAGTGACGTTGTTTGCCCATATCACGTAA
- the LOC132043308 gene encoding uncharacterized protein LOC132043308 has product MPDIPKYSGTTDPNEHITAYTCAIKGNDLANDERESVLLKKFGKTLSKGVMLWYHNLPEHSIDSFAMLADAFVKAHVGAIKVKTRNLDLFNVKQRDDETLREFVARFQMERMDLPPVTDDWAVQAFTQGLNSRSSITSMELKQNLIEYPAIAWADVHNRCQSKIRVEDDKILRAASVSWHSGEGTDHTRRVVDQDSRSSYDRYQPYPLD; this is encoded by the coding sequence ATGCCCGATATCCCGAAGTACAGCGGGACAACCGACCCAAATGAGCATATAACTGCATATACATGCGCTATCAAGGGCAACGATCTCGCCAATGATGAACGGGAATCGGTGCTACTTAAGAAATTCGGAAAAACCCTGTCGAAGGGAGTTATGCTCTGGTATCATAACTTGCCCGAGCATTCGATTGATTCATTTGCCATGCTTGCTGATGCTTTCGTTAAGGCCCATGTCGGAGCTATCAAGGTCAAAACCCGAAATTTAGATCTATTCAACGTCAAGCAACGAGACGACGAGACCCTCCGCGAGTTCGTGGCTCGATTTCAAATGGAGCGCATGGACTTGCCACCAGTTACGGACGATTGGGCCGTTCAGGCTTTCACCCAAGGGCTCAATTCAAGGAGCTCGATCACCTCAATGGAACTAAAACAAAACTTGATCGAGTACCCGGCCATCGCCTGGGCTGATGTGCATAACAGGTGTCAGTCGAAAATAAGAGTCGAAGACGATAAGATTTTGAGGGCCGCTTCAGTGTCGTGGCACTCGGGTGAAGGAACTGATCATACAAGGAGAGTGGTGgatcaagattcaagatcatCCTATGACAGATACCAGCCGTATCCGCTTGATTAA